The following nucleotide sequence is from Saimiri boliviensis isolate mSaiBol1 chromosome 6, mSaiBol1.pri, whole genome shotgun sequence.
GTCAGAAGATTAAAAAGGTATTATGAATGCCCACTGAGAAGCCATCTTTTGGCCTGGCATTCCCTTCCTTAGATACCTGTTTTCTCCTTCACTCCTGTGCCACAGTTCTGTACAGAAACAGAGACAGGGCTTGTTATAAGAATAAGGGCTAATAAGAATGATGGAGCATCTTAGGAAATAAAGATTAGGGAAAGATTGATAGGGAAATAAAGATTAGGGAAATCATTGAAGGACTAGGAAAGCTACAACTCGAAGATGAGTGGAACAGATCATGAAGATCCTAGCCCTAAACAGAAATGCAAATGCCCCCAGGAAACTCGGCATAGACAAGAATCCCTGAGAAAACTCCTGTCCTATGTAGCAGGGAAAGGGGCACTGCAGTTTGTGACTGTTTCGGAGCTCCCATATCTTCTCCGTGTCCATTCACAACTGGCattacataaatgttttctattgacacaaaaatgatgaattcaaaAATCCAAAACGTAATGGCTTAAACAAATGCAATTTGTTATTTACCACATGTCGTAGGACAGTTTCTGTACTGGACTATGCTTGGCTACTCTTGTCTGCAGCCACTCATGAGTTTGTACTCAGCTTGTGAGTTACCTGGAAACAAGCTGACCTAAGATGTCCCCACCTGTGAAAACTGCTTTAGCACCACATGACTTCTCATCTGCCAACAGGTTAGCAGGCATCTGTGGTCCTCACAAAGGCAGAAGAGCAAGACAGGAAGTTGAAATACACTACACCTTTCTTAGGCCTACATTTGTGTCAAGTCTGCTATCAAAACATCAGCTAAAAACAAGTCACAGGACTGAGGTCATAGGCAGGATACAGAAGTACtacacatttacagaaaaagagCATGATTACAGAGAAGCCTTAAACTGGGGCTGTTAATTCAACTAATTAATCTACTGTGCCTGAAAAATGAGCTAGAGCAGCATTCCCAATTATGACATATTAAGTCTCTGATATTCTCGTATGTTCGTATCCAAAGCACTTTGTATATTCCTTtggaaaaaatctgaaaaggagCTATTGCATTAACATGCTGTAGTTTAGGAAGATCCTGCTTCAAGGAAATTCAGTTCTCATTTCAATaaaagagttttattattataagttctgaggcacatgtgcagaacgtgcaggtttgttacataggtatacatgtgccatggtggttgatTGCATcaatcaccctgtcatctacattaggtatttctcctaatgctatccctcccctaaaacccaccccctgctatctctcccctatcTCCCCActcctcaacaggccccagtgtatgatggttctctgcctgtgtccatgtgttctctttaatCTATGTTTGGACTTAAttaggaaaaaatcctaaggaaaaaaatgttcattgtgaCTGgtgttattagtttttttttttctcactagcTCTGTATTTTGTCTAAatacacaaatggaaaaaatattttaaaatactatgaattatatacaattattaaaCAACATCAACTGCCCATTCATCTAAACCCAAGAACACTGTGATCCATAAACCATTACCATAGAAACTGGGTTAAGTACCTCAGTTACAGCCTAACAAAGTATTATAACCCAATGCCAGTATTGCATCCACCTTGTTATCGCCATTTCAGAATGACAACATCCCTAGTGTTATTAGAGAGCACAGGTCTGCAGGGCCACTCCATTCACACAGGCCAAAGTGGAGGCACAGCCACTACTGAGCCCCTGAAAACTGTACCAGTTCCCTCTATGCTAGTGCGTTCCTTATTGCCCGAGCAAAGACAGTGTCTCCTGTGACTTCCTAAAAATATAGTCAGgtaataagtttttatttctatataaaaaagCCATCATCACACTCCTACATTTCTCAATTTTCTTCCTGTGTGTGTCTTCATTACTATGTGAGAGTATTTCTAGTTATCTGTTTCATATAATGTCTGGCATCTTTCAATATAGACTTTAAGGAGCCATCTTAGAGAATTTCTAGAACAAGCTTCAGCTATTACTAGCAAACATTCTTCTGGATGAAGGAGTTCATCTATTTCTGTTGAATGACAATGCTAGGTGACAATTAATCTGTGGTTTGTATGCATTCCTCTCCTAGGGAggacaataaattttttttaaattaatccttGCTGTTGAACTACAATGCCAATTATAACAACACTTTGTGATATTAATCTCAGAAGGCAGATTTAAGTGTTATTAACTGGAAAAGTTATCTTTCCCctaaaactttataaaatctGCTGCTATATATGAGGCCCACAAgctcaacatttattttaaataattgtaataaaaagTCGATGTAACAAAATTAAAGCAAGTGTAGGAAATAATTAAAGCAGATATAGCCATTAATTAAATTGTTTTCCCAAAAGAGATCATTAAAATATTCCTCTACTCCCTACTCATTTATTGACTAATAGCTGAAAGAGTACTCTACCATTTCAAGGGAAATAGTTTTGTCCCCAAACACTAAACATCAAATAATTGCCTGTTACTGAATAATAATTATGTTGTTTtgcaatgtttgttttaaaaaagtaacaataaataCAAAGTTTCCAGAGGgaccataaaaaagaaataatacaaagctGTCTCACGTCCAggtaattttaaatgttactgGCTTCACAAAGTTTGCTTTCAGGTGCAATGTACTATTTGGAGATTTGTTGTTGAACTGAAAGACAACGTTTTGAATATAGAAAGGCATTaggtagaaaaaacaaaaaacaaaaaaggcatcaAACTTATATGACTACTACTTCTATTCACTTAATCACTTAACAGATAATTATTGATGATTTGTTTATACTAGATACTACCAGAGGTAAGTACTTAAAATGGGTATAATTTAGTAATTAAAATTTGCTTGAAAAGAAGAGTTTCAAGTTTAGGGTGTGTTACAGAAATGTCAACAGTTTGTTGCAATATAGTGTGGTAAGTGCTTAAAGCAATCAGTGGATGCAGAATAGTGTATATGAGAAGCACCAATTTTGGCCTAGAAGGTCATGAAACCCTCTAGGAGGAAACTATTTAACAGAATAATTTAAAgtcaagtagaagaaaaatcagGGATAGGTAATAATAGCAGAAGAAAAGTGTTCTGGGCACAGAAGGAAACCCATATAGATATGTAGATCATGTTTGAATAACTGCGATAGTTGATTATATCTGGAATGTGAAGGCCACATGCGGAATGCTGCAAGAGATGAGTCTGGTCTGAGACTCATGGCctaggttttctcttttcttccttccttccttcctccctccctcccttccttccttcttgtcttccttccttccttccttccttccttccttccttccttccttccttccttccttccttcctccctccctctctccctccctcccttccttccttcttgtcttccttccttccttccttccttccttccttccttccttcctccctccctctctccctccctccctcccttccttccttcttgtcttccttccttccttccttccttccttcctcccttccttccttcctcccttccttacttcttgtcttccttccttccttccttccttccttccttccttcctccctccctctctccctccctccctcccttccttccttctttcctgtcttccttccttccttcctctctctctctctctctctctctttctttcattctttctctcattctgtcaccaggctgaagtacagtggcttgatcttggctcactacaacttccacctcccaggttctagcatttctctgcctcagcctcccaagtagctgagactacaggtgtgcaccaacatgcccagctaatttttgtattcttttttagtagagatggggtttcaccatgttggccagatggtctcgatctcttgacctcgttgtctgcccacctcagcctcccagagtgctgggattacaggtgtgagccaccgtgtctggtcAGGGCCTAGGTTTCCAAGAGCTATATAaaccatgttaaaaaaaagagagagagagtaaaaaggaaagaagcctAGGACTTATCTTAAGGGCAATGGAGAAGTCATTAAGAGATTTAACCAGGAGAATATTGGAATAAAGTTTGTATCTGTAAAGAGTTTATTTCAGCTGCGATGTAAGGAAgcgagggaaggaggaaagactGAGGGCAAGAATATGAGTCAGTTGTCAGttacaataaagcaaaaaaactaattattgttgcatcaagagaaaaatgtaagttaacagattttaaaagcatgttaGATATAACATTGTTAGTACCTGGAAACAACAAAATATTGGCATAAGGAACAGGAATGCATAGTAAAAAATGATTGGTCCCTGATTTGAAAAACGGAGTGAATAATGTCACTATTAACTTAGAGAAAGTCTTGAATATTAGGCTTAACATGCAGAGATgccaatagagaaaataaatctgaaatagaaatatatatgtgtgcatagcCAGAATATAGACGCTTACTGGCGACATAGACTTGAATAAAATCACTGAACAAGAAAAGTGTAAAGAAGAGAGCACAGGGTTTAGAATCTGACGTACATGTCACCTAAAGCATATATAATAGAAGCAGAGCCTCCAAGGCACAAAATCAAAAAAAACAACCTAGAGACTACTCTGTTTTGGAAACCTAAGGTGTATTAACAGAATCCAGTCTGCTACTCTGCCAAAGAAAACTAGGCTGGATTGGATTTGGGGATAGTGAGGTCAATAGTGAAGTTGGTGAGGAGATGTTTTGGTTTACTGCGAAAGGAAGGCAAATTACATTCGGTTAAGTTATGAATATGATTGGTAAAGTGGAGGCCTGCGCTAAGATGTTTGACTGAGAAGTGAAGGTGACAGAAAAGAGTGTTTTACCTACCTCAAAGATCTGCAAGATACATGTAAAGCAACCTGAAACAATATAATTATGAAGGAGAATCAAGTTAACTTATCCTGTGCTCTGCTTGAGAAATGCAGGGAGCAATTTAATTCTGCCGATTTTCAAGCAGTCAGAGACCAGTTTGGGTTTGAGAAAACGGCCTGTAGAATTGACCTCTTCAAAACACTGTCCAAATGCTATACACTTTGGACCATTTAGATATCTAAAGATAGAAGTTAAATCATGTTTTTCAGTCAGCTAACGCTGTTTATAATCTGTAAAATTGTTCATGGGTGTGTACTCTTCCAGAAAGACAAagccagaatatttaaaaatcctgttattgtttaatattaatattaaatatcaattaaagaaaaaacagagataaggaaaaaaataaaattttaaaatttctctaacCTGGATGTCCAAAAACATAAATagtgttaatattttgattttgacTCTTTATGTTAGATTGTCctcatttaattttgttaatttgtgATATCCTTGTGAACAAATACATCTGtgtataatttcataaaataaacatataatttaagaaataattttacatatattgtcACTATTACATTCTTAGCATTGCAATGTgtgcgtttttttttgtttgtttgtttggtttttcaaGAAAAGTGCAACATAGATTTTGCTGTTGTATaaattacagtattttctttaaaattattttattttaaactcctTAATGAATTACGTATCTTAGAATTTAGTCTGAACCAAATTATGTGACTCTGAAAGCATAAGGAAAATTTATGTATAACTCAGAGTACTTATCAGaactttaattaaatttaatataatattgtGGTAAGTCATGGCTACATTTAATTGATCATTTCTTACAGCATCAAGATTATTCAGAAGGTGTGCTCTGGAGTTTATTTTAGAAGAATCCTGTATCCattacatggcaaaaggcaaTCATTCATCGGTGACTGACTTCATCCTCCTAGGGCTCACAGATAATCCGAAACTTCAAGTCATTCTCTTTGGTGTATTCCTACTGATTTACTTAGTTACTGTTATGGGTAATCTTGCTTTAATTGTGCTAATCCAAATCAGTCCTCAGCTTCACACACCAATGTATTTTTTCCTTAGCCATCTGGCTTTTGTGGATTTTTATGGTACCTCTGCTATCACTCCAAACACCCTTGTCAACTCTTTGCGTGAAATTAAAAGCATGTCATTTTATGCATGTGCCAGTCAAGTGTGTTGCTTTATCACATTTTCAGTTTGGGAATTATTGTTGCTCTCTGTCATGGCATATGATCGGTATGTTGCCATCTGCAACCCTTTACTCTATGTAGTTCTCATGCCTAGGAGGCTCTGCATTCAAATGGTCACTAGCTCATATATTTATGGATTCACTGTGGGACTCATACAAGCAATGGCCACATTCCACATGTCTTTTTGTGACTCTAATGTGGTTAACCAGTTCTACTGTGATGATGTTCCTCTGATTGCTCTGTCTTGTTCAGATACACAAGTCAAGGAATTGATGTTGCTCGTTATTGCTGGGCTCAATGTCTTTTGTTCTCTTATTGTTGTTCTCATCTCCTatgtttttattgtctttgcTATCCTAAGGATTCACTCTGCTGCAGGAAGACAGAAAGCCTTTTCTACCTGCGCTTCTCATGTGTTTTCTATTTCCATATATTATGGGACCCTCAGTTTTATGTACCTACAGCCTAAGTCAAGCCATGCACTAGATAAAGACAAATTTGCCTCAGTATTCTATGCAGTGGTGATTCCCATGCTAAATCCATTGATCTATAGCTTGAGGAATCAAGAGGTaaaaaatgctatgaaaaagattattaaaaagatGTATTCTAGTAATCAACAGTAAAATCCGTTGGTACTAAAAGAAATGCTACATACAGAGTCAGGATATTTTGAATCAAGTCTTGTAAAATGCTAGCATATGTAGAAGTCTTTGTCCTGTGGGgtttattttccttgaaaatatgttttttttattgctttggcTTACAAATGATAAGCACTTTATAAACGTCCGTTTTATTGTTGAACTGTAAAAGAGAGATAAGAATAATCTACTCTCTTTACCCATGAGATGTTTCAACactaaatagaaataaagaagaaagcacCTTGAAATTACAACTTTATCTTATTTCACTACAATATTGAGAATTTTAGGTTATCTTGAGAGACatgtaccattattattattgcatataATATTGCAAGTACCAGGTAAGGTTTTCTTCTGTAGCTGAACTGGGAGAAAAATAGCAAGATGCTTGGTTGAAAGATTTTGGTTTCAATATCCCTTACAAGTTAGATTATCCTTCACTTTACAATACCTTACTGATTTGactgaatatttttatgtgatcACTCAAGCATGATCCCTCACTGATTACCCTCACATTCAGCCAGCACATTTGCTGAACTGATGCATTAGCTGTTTGTCCTGgttgctctccctcccctcatcccccaccccacaacaagTTCCATTGTGTGTTGCTCttttccctgtgcccatgtgttctcattgttcaactcccacttatgagtgagaacatgccttgtttggttttctgttcctgtgttagttagctgaggataatggcttccagcttccatgtccctgcaagacatgatctcatttctttttatggctacatagtacaCCATTgtgtacattattttttatacggtctatcattgatgggtatttgggttggttccatgtctttcccactgtaaacagtactgcaataaacatacatatgcatgtgtctttatagtagaataatttatattcctttgggtaaatacccagtaatgggattgctggttcttCATGAGTTCATGATTACCATTGAACTTATGTCTTCTTAAATACCAGTTGTTTATCCAATATAGGTGCATAGCACTGATAACTAATGGGGTATCATAAATCATTTGACTTAGACCATGGAGTtcatttaaattgtatatttaaacaattttagtgTTGGCTGATTTAGCATGATAATGCAGAACTTGATTTTGAAAGGTTTGTTCAATaccaaaagtttaaaatgttggATATTACAAAATAGAATCTTATGTtacataattcattcatttagctCAAATGATAACTCAAagatttttgaaggaaaaaacatTATTCTGATATAGAGGAGACTCAGCTTTCCAAACAAGACCCAATGAAGACAACATGAGGGCGACTGACTCTGTCTCCCTTCTTTCTTAccacctcttttctcttttgtaatttcCTTAGaaggcaaacaaaaacatttaattatcttttaatattacataaaaatccttttgaaaagagaaatacaaattttatgttttcattaatatatttttaagttagttgttaataacatttaataaatctattcagttttaattattttgaccataatgtaagatttttataaatcttttacATTCCTTTACATTATTTTTCCCTCAGAGCAGAACAATGAGCTAAGAAAACTCTGTTGTGTTTCTATTCCAATGTCCAATTTATGGAAAACAAAACCTGAATAATGCCATCTTAATTTTAGCCACTATTTTCACACATAGAAtctcttaaaattaatttctataaaCTTTTCACAACTTATTCAAATCTTTAGCTTTATGTAAGCAATCCTTCAACCCTCTAACCTAGTcaaaaatttacattcctatACTTTTTTATAATCTCttacaaaaacacattttattctcCTTAAAAATACTGttgtaaacttattttttcagTGGTCTcaattacatattaaaatgttaactcTAAGTGACTTTTACTTTTGGTGAAAGCCTGGGTCAGTAAGGAATTTTAACTATGTACTAGATGTGGAGCCTTGGACCCAGACAGAAATGCAGATAAGGCCTGAGTCTTTCCAGCATCTAACTCCATGTGTCCCAGGCCTTACCTAGCTGTAAAGCAGGGAAGCTATACAGTTAAGAGTCATAATAGCATTTTGTGAAGCATTTAGGAAGTCCAATCgcctttaaattttacattttgggcatgtatttgttttaataaattctttCACAACTTACATAGACCATGTATTAACATGTTTAGACTTTCTCACTTATCCTAAATATTCCTCTTTTTATACAACCAGTCATTTTACTTCAGGACAAGAATTTACCATGCAACCTcatttcttatataaaatctattttctctaTAACCTTCTTTGCATAGCTGGGGGTCACAGCTAATTCCATATATCCCCAGGCCTTATTTAGAATTTaatgtcttcaaaataaattgaataattttcaaaagtcaaagcaGTTTATGatcttaaagcatttagcaaacctaatatctgacttGCCTAATTTAgtcaaaatgtctttattttatcaaTAATCTTTCAAACTGTTTTCATTTCCCAAAGATTACTAAAGTTGCATATACTAAAAGgcattacagtttttattttgctttcaaaatatttgatttaagtatgtatttttatgtcAATTAATTAGAACTCTTCTATAGAAACATTACATACAACACATATGTAAttacacagacagacagaggaagAGTACTACAGTAGTTCTTAAGAGttttcatttgccaatttttaaatttattcattggTGATTGACTTTAGGGTGGAGTTTTCAGAAGAATAGGGTAGAAAAGGGGTCTTCTCTGGTGTCTCTTGTTTTTCCCAAGGAGTATAGGTTGTTAAAGGTtgaatatccacttttaattaagctgacttttaaccataGTTCTCTTTAATAAAGTCCTTTTAAGTTTCTTTATTACCCAATTTTAGCCAGGCCAAATGGCCAATTATTCTGGCCTTTAAATGTTACCAAAGGTAACCCCCCAGgtgttcagagaaaggaaaatttaaaatagtccATGGAGGATAAGACTCTAGACAAGTTAATGCatatattaaaacagaaaaggcTTACTTCATAAGCATAGAAATGAACCCAGACCACCAGTGTGAAAGGCCAAAACCTTAGCTACTGAGCTATAGCACAgggaaatttccatttcttttcccaAGAGGAGTCTAGACTAGTTAATTTCGAGCTTTCAGAGGCTTTTAGTAGTCAAGGCAATTTTTAGAGCTATTAACATAAACCTAAAATTCCTGTTCTCTGAAAGGCAGAGACTAAGAGAAAGTACTGCCATGTGGTTGCAAAGTCAAGATcccaaggacataaaacaagatggagatggagactacatccaatttttttgtttgcttgtttcagaCCTGCAGGAAAGTTTGATACTGACCACCTTGCTGGGCTATCTTGAGCAGCAAGCTTATAGAGTCCTAAGCCCATGTTTTATACTGAGGTACCCCTCGACACAGAAAAACAAGTTCATAGCACAAATACAtcattttaagatggggtctttgGGGTCCTAAGCCCATGTTTTATCCTGAGGTACCCCTcaacacagaaaacaaattcaTAGCACGAATGTATCAGTTTAAGACTAGCCTCAGAATTCTCTTTTGCATTAATCAAAATTTTACA
It contains:
- the LOC120364561 gene encoding olfactory receptor 5AL1-like, yielding MAKGNHSSVTDFILLGLTDNPKLQVILFGVFLLIYLVTVMGNLALIVLIQISPQLHTPMYFFLSHLAFVDFYGTSAITPNTLVNSLREIKSMSFYACASQVCCFITFSVWELLLLSVMAYDRYVAICNPLLYVVLMPRRLCIQMVTSSYIYGFTVGLIQAMATFHMSFCDSNVVNQFYCDDVPLIALSCSDTQVKELMLLVIAGLNVFCSLIVVLISYVFIVFAILRIHSAAGRQKAFSTCASHVFSISIYYGTLSFMYLQPKSSHALDKDKFASVFYAVVIPMLNPLIYSLRNQEVKNAMKKIIKKMYSSNQQ